The Streptomyces sp. ALI-76-A nucleotide sequence GTCGACGCGGACGGGTTCGGCGTCCTCCAGGGGATCGTCGTTCTGCACGCGCGAGAGGTCGATGAGCTCCTGCACCAGGTTGGTGAGCCGGGTCGCCTCGATCTGCATGCGGCCGGCGAACCGCTCCACCGCCTCCGGGTCGTCGGAGGCGTGGATGACAGCCTCGGACAGGAGGGAGAGCGCGCCGACGGGGGTCTTCAGCTCATGGCTGACGTTGGCGACGAAGTCGCGTCGTACCGCCTCGATGCGCCGGGCCTCGGTGAGATCCTCGACCAGCAGCAGCACCAGCCGGGAGCCGAGCGGCGCCACCCGCGCGGAGACGGCGAGGGCCTCGCCCCGCCCGGTCCCCCGCCTCGGCAGATCCAGCTCCACCTGTCGTATCTCCCCGTCCCGCCGGGTGTCCCGGGCCATCAGGAGCATGGGCTCCACGGAGAGCTTGCCGCCGCGGACCAGCCCGAGGGCGTACGCGGCGGAGCTGGCCTTGACGACGGCGTCCGCCTCGTCCAGTACGACGGCCGAGGACCGGAGCACGGACAGGACGGTGTCCACGCCCGGCGGAAGCACCGGGTCGGTGTGCAGGGAGGTGCGAGTGGGGCGCTTCTGCTCCCGCTCGCTCCAGCGGAACGCCAGCATGGCGATGACGCCGGTGAGTACACCGGCGATC carries:
- a CDS encoding ATP-binding protein, with product MDVNAAVAAAAAIAGVLTGVIAMLAFRWSEREQKRPTRTSLHTDPVLPPGVDTVLSVLRSSAVVLDEADAVVKASSAAYALGLVRGGKLSVEPMLLMARDTRRDGEIRQVELDLPRRGTGRGEALAVSARVAPLGSRLVLLLVEDLTEARRIEAVRRDFVANVSHELKTPVGALSLLSEAVIHASDDPEAVERFAGRMQIEATRLTNLVQELIDLSRVQNDDPLEDAEPVRVDELVAEAIDRCRHQAGAKAITMAAGGTADLHVWGNRGQLAAALGNLVENAVNYSPARTRVGIAARRVNAPGGDMIEVAVTDQGIGISDKDKERIFERFYRVDPARSRATGGTGLGLAIVKHVAASHGGEVTVWSAEGQGSTFTLRLPEAGAARDRAHQHPDLDGLVGESGRSSPSVPPTSSYEPLSAPEVLP